In Mustela nigripes isolate SB6536 chromosome 2, MUSNIG.SB6536, whole genome shotgun sequence, a single window of DNA contains:
- the CERS4 gene encoding ceramide synthase 4 isoform X2 — translation MLSSLSEWFWQERLWLPPNNTWAALEDRDGLVYPHARDLLAALPVALALVVMRLAFERFVGLPLGRLLGVRDQTRRPARPNATLEKYFLTEGWKPKEHQMAVLAVQCGLTLPQIQRWFRRRRNQDRPSLTKKFCEASWRFSFYFCSFFGGLSVLYHESWLWAPVMCWDNYPNQPLQPALYYWYLLELSFYVSLLITLPFDVRRKDFKEQVTHHFVTILLISFSYSSNLLRIGSLVLLLHDASDYLLEAGKMFNYTHWRKVCDTLFIIFSLVFFYTRLVLFPTQILYTTYYESIAKWDPFFGYYFFNVLLVMLQLLHVFWSCLILRMIYSFVKKGRMEKDVRSDVEESDSSDGEAVPEHLPLKNGAAARPGAAPTDGPRSRTAGRLANGHTPAT, via the exons ATGTTGTCCAGCCTCAGCGAATGGTTTTGGCAGGAGAGGCTGTGGCTGCCGCCCAACAACACGTGGGCTGCCCTAGAGGACCGGGATGGCCTGGTCTATCCTCACGCCCGCGACTTGCTGGCAGCCCTGCCCGTGGCGCTGGCCCTGGTGGTCATGCGCTTGGCCTTCGAGAG ATTTGTTGGCCTGCCCCTGGGCCGGCTGCTCGGTGTGCGTGATCAGACCAGGAGGCCGGCGAGGCCCAATGCCACTCTGGAGAAGTACTTCCTCACAGAAGGGTGGAAACCCAAGGAG CACCAGATGGCCGTCCTCGCGGTCCAGTGCGGCCTCACGCTGCCACAGATCCAGCGCTGGTTCCGGAGGCGCCGGAACCAGGACCGGCCCTCCCTGACCAAGAAGTTCTGCGAGGCCAG CTGGAGGTTCAGCTTCTACTTCTGCTCCTTCTTCGGAGGCTTGTCGGTCCTCTACCAC GAGTCATGGCTGTGGGCACCGGTCATGTGCTGGGACAATTACCCAAATCAG CCCTTGCAACCGGCCCTGTACTACTGGTACCTCCTGGAGCTGAGTTTCTACGTCTCACTGCTGATCACGCTGCCCTTTGATGTCAGACGCAAG GATTTCAAGGAGCAGGTGACACACCACTTCGTGACCATCCTGCTGATCTCGTTCTCCTACAGTTCAAACCTGCTGCGCATCGGCTCTCTGGTGCTGCTGCTGCACGACGCCTCTGACTACCTCCTGGAG GCTGGCAAGATGTTCAATTACACGCACTGGCGGAAAGTGTGCGACACCCTCTTCATCATCTTCTCCTTGGTCTTCTTCTATACTCGCCTCGTGCTCTTCCCTACGCA GATCCTCTACACCACCTACTACGAGTCCATCGCCAAGTGGGACCCCTTCTTCGGCTACTACTTCTTCAATGTCCTCCTGGTGATGCTGCAGCTGCTGCACGTGTTCTGGTCGTGCCTCATCCTCCGCATGATCTACAGCTTCGTGAAGAAAGGCCGG aTGGAGAAGGACGTGCGCAGCGACGTGGAGGAGTCCGATTCGAGCGACGGGGAGGCGGTCCCCGAGCACCTGCCGCTGAAGAACGGCGCGGCTGCCAGGCCCGGGGCGGCCCCGACCGACGGCCCTCGGAGCCGGACGGCTGGGCGGCTGGCCAACGGGCACACGCCGGCCACATAG
- the CERS4 gene encoding ceramide synthase 4 isoform X1: protein MAGSEWIPFSSLGGSRERRRAKMLSSLSEWFWQERLWLPPNNTWAALEDRDGLVYPHARDLLAALPVALALVVMRLAFERFVGLPLGRLLGVRDQTRRPARPNATLEKYFLTEGWKPKEHQMAVLAVQCGLTLPQIQRWFRRRRNQDRPSLTKKFCEASWRFSFYFCSFFGGLSVLYHESWLWAPVMCWDNYPNQPLQPALYYWYLLELSFYVSLLITLPFDVRRKDFKEQVTHHFVTILLISFSYSSNLLRIGSLVLLLHDASDYLLEAGKMFNYTHWRKVCDTLFIIFSLVFFYTRLVLFPTQILYTTYYESIAKWDPFFGYYFFNVLLVMLQLLHVFWSCLILRMIYSFVKKGRMEKDVRSDVEESDSSDGEAVPEHLPLKNGAAARPGAAPTDGPRSRTAGRLANGHTPAT from the exons ATGGCGGGGAGTGAGTGGATTCCATTCTCAAGTCTGGGGGGGTCACGGGAGCGACGCCGAGCAAA GATGTTGTCCAGCCTCAGCGAATGGTTTTGGCAGGAGAGGCTGTGGCTGCCGCCCAACAACACGTGGGCTGCCCTAGAGGACCGGGATGGCCTGGTCTATCCTCACGCCCGCGACTTGCTGGCAGCCCTGCCCGTGGCGCTGGCCCTGGTGGTCATGCGCTTGGCCTTCGAGAG ATTTGTTGGCCTGCCCCTGGGCCGGCTGCTCGGTGTGCGTGATCAGACCAGGAGGCCGGCGAGGCCCAATGCCACTCTGGAGAAGTACTTCCTCACAGAAGGGTGGAAACCCAAGGAG CACCAGATGGCCGTCCTCGCGGTCCAGTGCGGCCTCACGCTGCCACAGATCCAGCGCTGGTTCCGGAGGCGCCGGAACCAGGACCGGCCCTCCCTGACCAAGAAGTTCTGCGAGGCCAG CTGGAGGTTCAGCTTCTACTTCTGCTCCTTCTTCGGAGGCTTGTCGGTCCTCTACCAC GAGTCATGGCTGTGGGCACCGGTCATGTGCTGGGACAATTACCCAAATCAG CCCTTGCAACCGGCCCTGTACTACTGGTACCTCCTGGAGCTGAGTTTCTACGTCTCACTGCTGATCACGCTGCCCTTTGATGTCAGACGCAAG GATTTCAAGGAGCAGGTGACACACCACTTCGTGACCATCCTGCTGATCTCGTTCTCCTACAGTTCAAACCTGCTGCGCATCGGCTCTCTGGTGCTGCTGCTGCACGACGCCTCTGACTACCTCCTGGAG GCTGGCAAGATGTTCAATTACACGCACTGGCGGAAAGTGTGCGACACCCTCTTCATCATCTTCTCCTTGGTCTTCTTCTATACTCGCCTCGTGCTCTTCCCTACGCA GATCCTCTACACCACCTACTACGAGTCCATCGCCAAGTGGGACCCCTTCTTCGGCTACTACTTCTTCAATGTCCTCCTGGTGATGCTGCAGCTGCTGCACGTGTTCTGGTCGTGCCTCATCCTCCGCATGATCTACAGCTTCGTGAAGAAAGGCCGG aTGGAGAAGGACGTGCGCAGCGACGTGGAGGAGTCCGATTCGAGCGACGGGGAGGCGGTCCCCGAGCACCTGCCGCTGAAGAACGGCGCGGCTGCCAGGCCCGGGGCGGCCCCGACCGACGGCCCTCGGAGCCGGACGGCTGGGCGGCTGGCCAACGGGCACACGCCGGCCACATAG